The following proteins are encoded in a genomic region of Planococcus lenghuensis:
- a CDS encoding KH domain-containing protein gives MKQLIETMVKPLVDHPEEVRIETEESANRIVCSLSVHPEDIGKVIGKQGRTAKAIRSIVYSAAGNHEGGKTVVVNIVD, from the coding sequence ATGAAACAGCTGATCGAGACAATGGTGAAGCCGCTGGTGGATCATCCGGAAGAAGTCCGAATTGAAACAGAAGAAAGTGCAAACCGTATTGTCTGCAGCCTTTCCGTCCATCCCGAGGATATTGGAAAGGTGATCGGCAAACAGGGGCGGACTGCGAAAGCGATCCGTTCCATCGTTTATTCAGCGGCAGGTAATCACGAAGGCGGCAAGACCGTAGTCGTCAATATAGTGGATTGA
- the rimM gene encoding ribosome maturation factor RimM (Essential for efficient processing of 16S rRNA) has product MEWFNVGKIVNTHGIRGEVRVLARTDFPEERFAEGAKLGVFKPDAKKPVTVKVASHRRHKNFDLLTFEGYSNINDVLEFKNAELRVAEHELVELEENEYYYHEIIGCTVVTDEGREIGVITEILETGANDVWAVKPQTGKEQYIPYIEDVVKEIDVDEKRVVIELMEGLLSE; this is encoded by the coding sequence GTGGAATGGTTCAATGTAGGAAAAATTGTGAATACGCACGGAATCCGCGGGGAAGTGCGGGTGCTGGCACGTACCGATTTCCCGGAAGAGCGCTTTGCAGAAGGTGCGAAGCTGGGTGTATTCAAACCGGATGCTAAAAAACCGGTGACCGTTAAGGTGGCCAGTCACCGCCGGCACAAGAATTTTGATCTTCTGACGTTTGAAGGGTATTCAAATATCAATGACGTGCTTGAGTTCAAAAATGCAGAGCTGCGTGTAGCGGAACATGAACTTGTGGAACTGGAAGAAAACGAGTATTACTATCATGAAATTATCGGATGCACGGTTGTAACTGATGAAGGACGGGAAATCGGTGTGATCACAGAAATTCTTGAAACCGGTGCGAATGATGTGTGGGCAGTAAAACCACAGACAGGGAAAGAGCAGTACATCCCGTATATCGAAGACGTCGTGAAGGAAATTGATGTCGACGAAAAACGGGTTGTCATCGAGCTGATGGAAGGGCTGCTGTCCGAATGA
- a CDS encoding ribonuclease HII, with protein MTTAEIKQQLLETTEWQPWMTALEQDSRKSVRQLLKSWQKRRAKLDEFHRNHQEKQRFDQFYRQTYQGTVAGTDEAGRGPLAGPLVTAAVVLPEECPELIGLNDSKQLSREQRESFEVLVKKSALGFSVHITPPEIIDELNIYQATRQSMTEAVRSLGIRPAVVLADAMRLDVPMPCEPIVKGDTQSLAIAAASVLAKTERDRLMRSYAAVYPGYGFEQNAGYGTAVHLAALEHQGVTPIHRRTFEPVKSMLENR; from the coding sequence ATGACGACAGCAGAAATAAAACAGCAGCTGCTCGAAACAACGGAATGGCAGCCGTGGATGACTGCGCTTGAGCAGGATAGCCGAAAAAGCGTCCGGCAGCTTCTGAAGAGCTGGCAGAAAAGGCGGGCAAAGCTGGATGAGTTTCATAGAAACCATCAGGAGAAACAGCGGTTTGATCAATTCTACAGACAGACATACCAAGGGACTGTAGCCGGTACGGACGAAGCGGGAAGAGGGCCGCTGGCTGGTCCACTCGTGACTGCAGCAGTGGTTTTGCCGGAAGAGTGTCCAGAACTTATAGGTCTCAACGATTCAAAACAATTGTCACGGGAGCAGCGGGAATCATTTGAAGTGCTGGTGAAAAAAAGCGCCCTTGGTTTTTCAGTGCATATCACACCGCCCGAAATCATCGATGAACTGAATATTTACCAAGCCACCCGCCAGTCCATGACAGAAGCAGTCCGATCATTGGGGATCCGGCCCGCAGTCGTGCTTGCAGATGCGATGCGGTTGGATGTGCCGATGCCATGTGAACCGATCGTGAAAGGAGATACGCAAAGTCTTGCAATTGCTGCTGCGTCGGTTCTCGCAAAAACAGAGCGGGATCGGCTGATGCGGTCGTATGCCGCTGTTTACCCGGGATATGGATTTGAACAAAACGCAGGTTATGGCACGGCGGTCCACTTGGCCGCACTCGAGCATCAGGGGGTCACGCCGATTCATCGCCGGACTTTTGAACCCGTAAAAAGTATGCTGGAAAACAGATAA
- the rpsP gene encoding 30S ribosomal protein S16: MAVKIRLKRMGAKKSPFYRIVVADSRSPRDGRQIETVGTYNPLTKPAEVKIDEELALKWLQNGAKPSDTVRNLFSQNGIMEKFHNAKLNK; the protein is encoded by the coding sequence ATGGCAGTTAAAATTCGTTTGAAACGTATGGGAGCAAAAAAATCCCCTTTTTACCGTATCGTAGTCGCTGATTCACGTTCACCGCGTGATGGCCGTCAAATTGAGACAGTGGGAACTTACAACCCGCTTACAAAACCAGCTGAAGTCAAGATCGATGAAGAGCTTGCACTGAAATGGCTGCAGAATGGCGCAAAGCCATCTGATACTGTCCGCAACTTGTTTTCTCAAAACGGCATCATGGAGAAGTTCCATAACGCTAAACTGAACAAGTAA
- the ffh gene encoding signal recognition particle protein: MAFEGLAERLQGTLQRVKGKGKLSEADVKEMMREVRFALIEADVNLKVVKGFVKKVSERAIGQDVMNSLTPGQQVVKIVKDELTELMGGEQSKVEFAAKSPTVIMMVGLQGAGKTTTTGKLANVLRKKNNRKPLLVAADIYRPAAIKQLETIGKQLSLPVFSKGTDVSPVEIARQAIEHAKEEHLDTVIIDTAGRLHVDEELMQELKDIRALKEPDEVFLVVDAMTGQDAVNVAQSFNELLGISGVILTKLDGDTRGGAALSVRSVTEKPIKFVGMGEKLDALEAFYPERMASRILGMGDMLSLIEKAQTNIDEEKAKELEEKFRTQSFTFDDFLDQLGQVKQMGPLDEILKMMPGAGKIKGLENAKVDESQMGRVEAIIYSMTPQEKTNPEVINANRRRRIAKGSGTTIQDVNRLLKQFEDMKKMMKQMSNMNQKGKKKGKMPNLDAFFK, translated from the coding sequence ATGGCATTTGAAGGATTAGCCGAACGTCTGCAAGGGACGCTTCAGCGAGTCAAAGGCAAAGGGAAGCTATCTGAAGCCGACGTCAAGGAAATGATGCGCGAAGTGCGCTTCGCCTTGATCGAAGCGGACGTTAACTTGAAAGTAGTCAAGGGGTTTGTGAAAAAAGTCAGTGAGCGGGCAATTGGCCAGGATGTCATGAACAGTCTGACACCGGGTCAGCAGGTTGTTAAAATCGTTAAAGATGAGCTGACTGAACTGATGGGCGGCGAACAGAGCAAAGTGGAATTCGCTGCTAAAAGCCCGACTGTCATCATGATGGTCGGACTGCAGGGTGCCGGTAAAACAACAACGACGGGCAAGCTGGCAAATGTCCTGCGCAAGAAGAATAACCGGAAACCGTTGCTGGTTGCCGCTGATATTTACCGGCCGGCTGCGATTAAGCAGCTGGAAACAATCGGCAAGCAATTATCATTGCCGGTATTTTCGAAAGGGACCGATGTCTCGCCGGTGGAAATTGCCCGTCAGGCGATCGAACATGCCAAAGAAGAGCATCTGGATACGGTCATCATCGATACCGCCGGCCGGCTTCATGTAGACGAAGAGCTCATGCAGGAACTGAAGGATATCCGGGCATTGAAAGAGCCGGATGAAGTGTTTCTCGTCGTCGATGCAATGACCGGACAGGACGCCGTAAATGTAGCGCAGAGTTTCAATGAGCTGCTCGGCATTTCCGGTGTTATCCTCACAAAACTCGACGGTGATACGCGGGGTGGTGCTGCGCTGTCGGTTCGCTCAGTGACGGAGAAACCGATCAAATTTGTCGGGATGGGCGAAAAGCTGGACGCGCTTGAAGCATTCTATCCTGAACGTATGGCTTCACGTATTTTAGGCATGGGCGATATGCTGTCCCTGATCGAGAAAGCACAAACAAACATCGATGAGGAAAAAGCGAAGGAACTGGAAGAAAAGTTCCGGACCCAGTCTTTCACGTTCGATGATTTCCTCGATCAGCTTGGCCAAGTGAAGCAGATGGGGCCGCTTGATGAAATTCTGAAAATGATGCCAGGGGCCGGAAAGATCAAAGGGCTGGAAAACGCGAAAGTGGATGAAAGCCAGATGGGCCGCGTAGAAGCGATCATCTATTCCATGACCCCGCAGGAAAAGACCAATCCTGAAGTTATCAATGCGAATCGGCGCCGGCGGATCGCCAAAGGTTCCGGTACAACCATTCAGGATGTCAATCGTCTGCTGAAACAATTCGAGGATATGAAGAAAATGATGAAGCAAATGTCCAACATGAACCAAAAGGGCAAAAAGAAAGGAAAAATGCCGAATCTGGATGCATTTTTCAAGTAA
- the trmD gene encoding tRNA (guanosine(37)-N1)-methyltransferase TrmD yields MNIQVLSLFPGMFEGVFQQSIMKKAQDKGAVTLGVTDFREFADNKRQVDDYPYGGGAGMVLKPEPVFRAAEAVTENRKPRIILMCPQGERFTQQKAEELAQEEELVFICGHYEGYDERIREHLVTDEISIGDFVLTGGELAAMTVIDSVVRLLPGVLGNAESPVSDSFSTGFLEHPHYTRPAEFRGLTVPEVLTGGNHAKIDAWREEQALKRTLERRPDLLEQATLTDTQKKLLEKLKSNLK; encoded by the coding sequence ATGAACATCCAAGTGCTGTCCCTGTTTCCAGGCATGTTTGAAGGGGTCTTCCAGCAGTCCATCATGAAGAAAGCCCAAGACAAGGGAGCGGTCACATTAGGAGTCACGGATTTCCGGGAATTCGCTGATAACAAGCGCCAGGTTGATGATTATCCGTATGGCGGAGGAGCGGGCATGGTTCTGAAGCCGGAACCGGTCTTCCGGGCGGCGGAAGCTGTCACCGAGAACCGGAAACCCCGCATCATTCTGATGTGTCCGCAAGGTGAGCGGTTTACCCAGCAGAAAGCGGAAGAACTTGCACAGGAAGAAGAATTGGTTTTTATCTGCGGCCATTACGAAGGCTATGATGAGCGGATTCGTGAGCATCTTGTCACCGATGAAATTTCCATCGGAGATTTTGTGCTGACCGGCGGTGAACTCGCGGCAATGACGGTCATCGACAGTGTTGTGCGTCTTCTGCCGGGCGTGCTTGGAAATGCGGAATCCCCGGTCAGCGATTCATTTTCAACCGGATTCCTGGAACATCCGCATTACACGCGACCTGCTGAATTCCGCGGTCTTACTGTGCCTGAAGTACTGACCGGCGGCAATCACGCGAAAATCGATGCCTGGCGCGAAGAACAGGCATTGAAACGCACGCTGGAGCGCCGGCCGGATTTGTTGGAGCAGGCTACTCTGACAGATACACAGAAAAAACTGCTCGAAAAATTGAAGTCCAATCTGAAATAA
- the rplS gene encoding 50S ribosomal protein L19, with the protein MQQIISEITKEQLRSDLPAFRPGDTVRVHVKVVEGTRERIQLFEGVVIKRRGGGISETFTVRKISYGVGVERTFPVHTPKIATLEVVRRGKVRRAKLYYLRNLRGKAARIKEIR; encoded by the coding sequence ATGCAGCAAATTATTTCAGAGATCACAAAAGAACAGCTTCGTTCAGATCTGCCGGCATTCCGTCCGGGGGATACTGTCCGCGTCCACGTGAAAGTAGTCGAGGGTACACGCGAACGTATCCAGCTCTTCGAAGGTGTTGTCATCAAGCGCCGTGGAGGCGGAATCAGTGAAACATTCACAGTCCGCAAAATCTCTTATGGTGTCGGTGTTGAACGTACATTCCCTGTGCATACGCCGAAAATCGCAACGCTTGAAGTGGTTCGTCGCGGTAAAGTACGCCGTGCGAAACTGTACTACTTGCGCAATCTGCGCGGTAAAGCAGCCCGCATCAAAGAAATCCGATAA
- the ylqF gene encoding ribosome biogenesis GTPase YlqF, producing MTIQWFPGHMAKARREVTEKLKLVDIIFELVDARLPLSSRNPMIDEVTGQKPRLIILNKADMADEAETKKWIRYFKEQGLQAVAINSLEGKGLQQVTKAAKEILIEKWDRMRAKGMKPRAIRAMIVGIPNVGKSTLINRLAKKNLAKTGNMPGVTKAQQWIKVGKEIELLDTPGILWPKFEDPETGYKLALTGAIKDSVVEMQDLAIYGLKFLSSRYPAKLLDRYGLEEVDEEIVHTFDHIGRKRNILEGGGEVDYEMTAEAIVRDVRNGALGRLTFDRTEEAAG from the coding sequence ATGACAATTCAATGGTTTCCCGGACATATGGCGAAAGCCCGCCGGGAAGTAACGGAAAAACTGAAGTTAGTGGATATTATTTTTGAACTTGTGGATGCGCGCCTTCCGCTCTCATCCCGCAATCCGATGATCGATGAAGTCACAGGGCAGAAGCCGCGGCTGATCATTTTAAATAAAGCGGACATGGCGGATGAGGCGGAGACGAAAAAGTGGATTCGCTATTTCAAGGAACAGGGTCTGCAGGCGGTGGCGATCAATTCACTTGAAGGAAAGGGACTGCAGCAAGTGACAAAAGCAGCCAAAGAGATCCTGATCGAAAAATGGGACCGGATGCGTGCAAAAGGCATGAAACCGCGTGCGATCCGCGCCATGATTGTCGGTATTCCAAATGTCGGAAAATCGACGCTCATCAACCGGCTTGCCAAGAAGAACCTGGCGAAAACCGGCAATATGCCCGGCGTTACGAAAGCACAGCAGTGGATTAAAGTGGGAAAAGAGATTGAACTGCTGGATACCCCCGGTATTTTATGGCCGAAGTTCGAGGACCCGGAAACCGGCTATAAACTGGCACTGACAGGTGCGATCAAGGACTCGGTCGTGGAAATGCAGGACTTGGCCATTTATGGGCTGAAGTTCTTATCCAGCCGCTACCCGGCAAAACTTCTGGACCGGTATGGACTCGAAGAAGTGGACGAAGAAATAGTCCATACATTTGATCATATCGGCAGGAAACGGAATATATTAGAAGGTGGCGGCGAAGTGGACTACGAGATGACTGCGGAAGCAATTGTCCGCGATGTGCGGAATGGGGCGCTTGGCAGGCTGACTTTCGACCGGACTGAGGAAGCCGCCGGATGA
- the lepB gene encoding signal peptidase I, with protein MGTEAKQKNELWEWSKALLIAFGLAAIIRFFFFAPIVVDGESMMPTLENGDRMIVNKIGYEIGEPDRFDIVVFHADEEKDFIKRVIGVPGDHVAYEDDQLYINGEPVEEPYLEELQAITEGSLTEDFTLEDVAMGKSTIPEGYVFVLGDNRRASKDSRYIGLVPIDEIVGSTQIVFWPFEDVGFVE; from the coding sequence ATGGGGACAGAAGCGAAGCAAAAAAATGAATTATGGGAATGGTCAAAAGCGCTGCTTATCGCATTCGGCCTTGCAGCAATCATTCGTTTTTTCTTTTTTGCACCAATTGTGGTTGATGGAGAATCCATGATGCCGACACTGGAAAATGGCGACCGGATGATTGTCAATAAAATCGGGTATGAAATTGGCGAGCCGGATCGTTTTGATATCGTTGTTTTTCATGCGGATGAAGAAAAAGATTTCATTAAGCGGGTAATAGGAGTTCCCGGCGACCATGTAGCTTATGAAGATGACCAGTTATATATAAATGGAGAGCCGGTTGAAGAACCATATCTCGAGGAATTACAGGCAATTACCGAGGGGAGTCTGACAGAAGATTTTACGCTGGAAGATGTTGCGATGGGTAAGAGTACAATTCCGGAAGGATATGTGTTTGTGCTGGGTGATAACCGAAGAGCAAGCAAAGACAGTCGATATATCGGCCTTGTGCCGATTGATGAGATTGTCGGCAGTACCCAGATCGTCTTTTGGCCTTTTGAAGACGTAGGGTTTGTGGAGTAA
- the ftsY gene encoding signal recognition particle-docking protein FtsY: protein MSFLKKLKDKFTGNAETEQTTEKYEKGLEKTRTSFTSKINELVAKYRKVDEDFFEELEELLLQADVGFETVMELMEELRFEVQRKNVKDTSQVQSVISEKLVEIYEAGEDQPNELNMQEDLTVILFVGVNGVGKTTTIGKLAHRFKEEGKSVVLAAGDTFRAGAIEQLDEWGKRVGVDVIKQAAGSDPAAVMYDAIRSAKSRKADVLICDTAGRLQNKVNLMNELQKVHRVIGRELPGAPHEVLLALDATTGQNALTQAQIFKEATDVTGIVLTKLDGTAKGGIVLAIRSKLNIPVKFVGLGEKMDDLQPFDPQKYVYGLFAEGLQLEEQETEQDK from the coding sequence ATGAGCTTTTTGAAAAAGCTGAAAGATAAGTTTACCGGAAATGCAGAAACGGAACAGACGACAGAAAAGTATGAGAAGGGTCTTGAGAAAACGAGGACCAGTTTCACATCCAAGATCAATGAGCTTGTCGCCAAGTACCGGAAAGTCGATGAAGACTTCTTTGAAGAGCTGGAAGAACTGCTGCTGCAGGCGGATGTCGGCTTTGAGACAGTCATGGAATTGATGGAAGAGCTGCGGTTTGAAGTGCAGCGCAAAAATGTAAAAGATACTTCGCAAGTACAATCGGTCATATCTGAAAAACTGGTTGAAATTTATGAAGCGGGAGAAGATCAGCCAAATGAGTTGAACATGCAGGAAGACCTTACTGTCATCCTGTTTGTCGGCGTAAATGGCGTCGGCAAAACGACAACGATCGGCAAACTGGCTCACCGCTTTAAAGAAGAAGGAAAATCCGTTGTTCTGGCTGCCGGTGATACATTCCGGGCTGGTGCAATTGAGCAGCTCGATGAATGGGGCAAGCGGGTCGGCGTGGATGTGATTAAACAGGCAGCAGGATCTGACCCGGCTGCCGTTATGTATGATGCGATCCGATCAGCCAAATCCCGCAAGGCGGATGTGCTGATCTGCGACACGGCGGGCCGGCTGCAGAACAAAGTCAATTTGATGAACGAGCTGCAGAAAGTGCATCGCGTAATCGGACGTGAACTTCCCGGAGCACCGCATGAAGTGCTGCTGGCGCTTGATGCAACCACGGGTCAGAATGCGCTTACGCAGGCCCAGATTTTCAAGGAAGCGACTGACGTTACCGGTATCGTGCTGACGAAACTGGACGGAACGGCGAAAGGCGGCATCGTGCTGGCAATCCGCAGCAAATTGAACATTCCGGTGAAATTTGTGGGACTTGGGGAGAAAATGGATGATCTTCAGCCGTTCGATCCACAAAAGTACGTTTATGGACTGTTTGCGGAAGGCTTGCAGCTGGAAGAGCAGGAGACAGAGCAAGACAAGTAA
- the smc gene encoding chromosome segregation protein SMC, whose translation MYLKRLEVIGFKSFADRIGIDFVPGVTAVVGPNGSGKSNVTDAIRWVLGEQSAKSLRGSKMEDVIFAGSDSRKPVNFAEVTLVLDNSDGRLPLDYSEVNVTRRVFRSGDSAYLLNKQVCRLKDITDLFMGSGLGKEAFSVISQGRVDEILNSKPEDRRSIFEEVAGVLKYKQRKKQAEGRLAETEENLNRVADILHELDGRMEPLKAQAAKARDYLSMTAELKDADIALMAYDIKQGQQELEAYRREAADFVQEQEERFRETESLEARGAKIRQEITRLDTEIDHTQQALVEAAAETERWEGRKLLLSEKRQNAERQTEQLEQRRQTEQRENERLNAMQAEQEERYEALRKEQAAEAVAIRQLEEKLKLTPADLEREIEAQKSIYIDLMNEQATIKNELKNIELQELQLTASSERVQRQRQQLESELAVLRSGREQAAAGLNEVRQQLAGQREQYRQAREQALEKQAAATEEQARFSAAAQQEQQVAARLETLKELEADFSGFFQGVREVLIARERNELTGIAGAVAEMAHVDDRYARAIETALGASSQHIITETEGDARKAIEFLRRRRAGRATFLPLSVMKARRLPETSARLVKAHPSFVGIAAELISFESPYRQVMENLLGSVIIASELKGAGDIAKQLGNRYRIVTLDGDIINAGGSMTGGAGRSQVSVFSRKAELDRLTEQLEQLQTEVQNREAAVRVVREQAERAERELASLAAAGETARAKEADQAAELRETEALYRTAKERFDLFQREQDGRMQDAGSLDHRKAAARDRLSELESELAAVSQDIDRMNGFKQESDTARQEVLDSLSVKKSDLAVLKERLGQLAAGKQELIQQLERSDRLLAAYRRELDEVSASETADYSDEEVQAKIACWLGVRDKAQTEVQTAKEQRINRNSNLEKLTAELKAKQHKTQECSEALHALDVKAARVETQLSTLAGQLRDGYQLSLREAERYEMPDSEPVVRKNVRLLKRSIEELGTVNVDSIAEYDQVAERHKFLNDQRSDLNEAKATLHTVIGEMDEEMTVRFDDTFHAIRIQFQHVFRELFGGGSADLILTDPENLLETGVEIIAQPPGKKLQNLSLLSGGERALTAIALLFASLNIRPVPFCILDEVEAALDESNVIRYSQYLKKFSEQTQFIVITHRKGTMEGADVLYGITMQESGVSKLVSVKVEEQV comes from the coding sequence ATGTATTTGAAAAGACTTGAAGTGATCGGATTCAAGTCATTTGCCGATAGAATCGGCATCGATTTTGTGCCCGGCGTTACTGCGGTCGTGGGACCGAATGGCAGCGGAAAAAGCAATGTGACCGATGCCATCCGCTGGGTACTTGGCGAACAATCAGCCAAGTCCCTGCGCGGTTCGAAAATGGAAGATGTGATTTTTGCAGGAAGCGACTCCCGGAAACCGGTGAATTTTGCTGAAGTGACGCTCGTTCTGGATAACTCGGACGGGCGTCTTCCGCTTGATTACAGTGAAGTGAATGTAACCCGCCGTGTATTCCGGAGCGGCGACAGTGCGTACCTGCTGAATAAACAAGTATGCAGGCTGAAGGATATTACAGACCTGTTCATGGGGTCTGGCCTTGGGAAGGAAGCGTTCTCTGTTATTTCCCAGGGGCGTGTGGATGAAATTTTGAACAGTAAACCGGAGGACCGGCGCTCAATATTCGAAGAAGTGGCCGGTGTTCTGAAGTATAAACAGCGAAAGAAACAGGCTGAGGGAAGACTGGCGGAAACGGAAGAGAACCTGAATCGGGTAGCGGATATTCTGCATGAGCTGGATGGGCGGATGGAGCCGCTTAAGGCCCAAGCCGCTAAGGCGCGGGATTATCTATCCATGACCGCTGAACTGAAAGATGCAGACATCGCCCTCATGGCATACGACATTAAGCAGGGGCAGCAGGAGTTGGAAGCGTACCGCCGGGAAGCTGCGGATTTTGTGCAGGAACAGGAAGAGCGGTTCCGGGAAACAGAATCGCTGGAAGCCCGAGGTGCTAAAATCCGGCAAGAAATCACCAGGCTGGATACGGAGATTGATCATACCCAGCAGGCACTGGTGGAAGCGGCTGCAGAAACCGAAAGATGGGAAGGGCGGAAACTCCTGCTGTCGGAAAAACGCCAGAATGCTGAGCGGCAGACCGAACAGCTCGAACAGCGGCGGCAGACCGAACAGCGGGAGAATGAACGGCTGAATGCGATGCAGGCGGAGCAGGAAGAACGATACGAAGCTCTTCGAAAAGAACAGGCAGCTGAAGCGGTGGCCATACGGCAGCTTGAGGAAAAACTGAAATTGACACCGGCTGATCTGGAACGGGAGATCGAAGCGCAGAAGTCAATCTACATCGATCTGATGAATGAACAGGCGACCATCAAAAATGAATTAAAGAATATCGAGCTGCAGGAACTGCAGCTGACAGCTTCTTCCGAGCGTGTACAGCGACAGCGACAGCAGCTTGAGTCCGAGTTGGCGGTTCTCCGTTCAGGCAGAGAGCAGGCTGCCGCTGGGCTCAATGAAGTTCGGCAGCAGCTCGCCGGCCAGCGTGAGCAGTACCGGCAGGCACGGGAACAAGCGCTGGAAAAGCAAGCGGCAGCGACAGAAGAACAAGCCCGGTTTTCAGCTGCGGCGCAGCAGGAACAGCAGGTCGCTGCCCGGCTTGAGACCTTGAAAGAGCTGGAAGCAGATTTCTCAGGTTTTTTTCAAGGCGTCCGGGAAGTGCTGATTGCGCGGGAGAGAAATGAATTGACCGGTATCGCAGGAGCGGTCGCTGAAATGGCACATGTGGACGACCGCTATGCACGGGCGATTGAAACAGCGCTCGGTGCCTCAAGCCAGCACATCATCACGGAGACAGAAGGAGATGCACGGAAAGCAATCGAATTCCTTCGGAGAAGGCGGGCTGGAAGAGCCACGTTTCTGCCGCTGTCCGTCATGAAAGCACGCAGGCTTCCCGAAACATCCGCACGCTTGGTGAAAGCTCATCCATCCTTCGTCGGAATAGCAGCAGAACTCATCAGTTTCGAGTCGCCGTATCGGCAAGTGATGGAAAATCTGCTTGGCAGTGTGATTATAGCGAGCGAACTGAAAGGGGCAGGTGATATCGCCAAGCAGCTTGGCAACCGGTACAGAATTGTGACGCTTGACGGCGATATCATTAATGCCGGCGGGTCTATGACCGGAGGCGCGGGCCGGTCTCAGGTTTCTGTTTTTTCAAGAAAAGCGGAACTTGATCGTCTTACCGAACAGCTGGAGCAACTCCAGACAGAGGTACAAAATAGGGAAGCAGCTGTCCGGGTCGTCCGGGAACAGGCAGAACGGGCTGAACGGGAACTTGCTTCCCTGGCCGCTGCCGGTGAAACTGCCAGAGCGAAGGAAGCTGACCAGGCAGCAGAACTTCGGGAAACGGAAGCGCTGTACCGGACGGCCAAAGAACGATTTGACTTATTTCAGCGCGAGCAGGACGGCCGGATGCAGGATGCCGGAAGTCTGGACCATCGCAAAGCCGCTGCAAGAGACCGGCTGTCAGAACTGGAGAGTGAACTGGCAGCCGTATCACAGGATATTGACCGGATGAATGGGTTTAAACAGGAAAGCGATACGGCTCGCCAGGAAGTGCTGGACAGCTTATCCGTTAAAAAATCGGATCTGGCTGTCTTAAAAGAACGGCTCGGCCAATTGGCAGCTGGAAAGCAAGAACTGATACAGCAGCTGGAAAGAAGTGATAGGCTTCTGGCTGCTTATCGACGGGAACTGGATGAAGTCAGCGCTTCAGAGACCGCTGACTACTCAGACGAAGAGGTTCAGGCGAAAATCGCCTGCTGGTTGGGCGTCCGGGATAAAGCACAGACGGAAGTGCAGACGGCAAAGGAACAGCGCATAAACCGCAACAGCAATCTGGAGAAGCTTACTGCTGAACTGAAAGCGAAACAGCATAAGACTCAGGAATGTTCGGAAGCGCTGCATGCACTTGACGTAAAGGCTGCCCGGGTTGAAACACAGCTGAGCACACTTGCCGGTCAGCTCCGGGACGGTTATCAGCTTTCACTAAGGGAAGCAGAGCGGTACGAAATGCCGGATAGCGAACCGGTTGTCCGGAAAAATGTGCGGCTGCTGAAGCGGTCAATCGAGGAATTGGGGACCGTCAATGTAGATTCCATCGCTGAATATGATCAAGTGGCAGAGCGCCATAAGTTCTTAAATGATCAGCGCAGCGACCTGAATGAAGCAAAAGCGACGTTGCATACGGTCATCGGAGAAATGGATGAGGAAATGACGGTTCGTTTTGATGATACGTTCCATGCAATCCGGATCCAGTTCCAGCACGTCTTCCGGGAATTGTTTGGAGGGGGGTCTGCAGATCTCATATTGACGGATCCTGAAAATCTTCTGGAGACAGGAGTGGAGATCATTGCGCAGCCGCCGGGCAAGAAATTGCAGAACTTGAGCCTGCTTTCAGGCGGAGAGCGCGCACTGACAGCGATTGCACTGCTTTTTGCATCATTGAACATCCGCCCGGTGCCGTTCTGCATCCTCGATGAAGTAGAAGCGGCGCTTGATGAATCGAACGTGATCCGGTACAGTCAGTACTTGAAAAAATTCAGTGAGCAAACGCAATTCATCGTCATTACTCACCGAAAAGGCACAATGGAAGGGGCCGATGTGCTGTATGGCATTACCATGCAGGAGTCCGGTGTCTCAAAACTGGTGTCGGTGAAAGTGGAAGAACAAGTCTAG
- a CDS encoding putative DNA-binding protein has translation MGLEKTTRMNFLFDFYQALLTPKQRNYMVLYYLDDLSLGEIAAEYEVSRQAVYDNIRRTEAMLEEYEAKLGLFEKFENRRRLIEAFEEGPFSKERTQTLLLQLMEWE, from the coding sequence ATGGGGCTTGAAAAAACGACGCGCATGAATTTTCTGTTTGATTTCTATCAGGCGCTTCTCACTCCGAAACAGCGGAATTACATGGTGCTGTATTACCTGGATGATCTCTCGCTCGGTGAAATTGCCGCGGAGTATGAAGTTTCCCGGCAGGCTGTGTATGATAACATCCGGCGCACTGAAGCGATGCTTGAAGAATATGAAGCAAAATTGGGCTTATTTGAAAAGTTTGAGAACCGCCGCCGGCTGATTGAAGCTTTTGAAGAAGGTCCGTTCAGCAAAGAACGGACACAGACACTTCTGCTCCAGCTGATGGAATGGGAATAA